The Onthophagus taurus isolate NC chromosome 2, IU_Otau_3.0, whole genome shotgun sequence genome includes a window with the following:
- the LOC111427471 gene encoding protein phosphatase Slingshot isoform X4, producing MCVSCVGSSTYGIRTDRNATMVVNRRYSLTIPSMFQSDRSALQTLHKVSSKARQENYYQGGVTHSWVSYYEERIESDRSCLNEWHAMDNLESRRPPSPDSVRTKPTERDETECVIRSTLKEIMMSVDLDEVTSKYIRGRLEEDLDMDLAEYKPFIDQEMLVILGQMDAPTEIFDHVYLGSEWNASNYEELQRNGVRHILNVTREIDNFFPGNFDYLNIRVYDDENTDLLKHWEDTFKYISKARQQGSKVLVHCKMGISRSASVVIAYAMKAYNWDFEKAMRHVKDKRNCIKPNTSFMKQLETYQGMLIAMKNKEKLQRSKSETNLKSPDSTRSSEKVLVGSEPTPIVQSQNLMKLQNHKSGHELRQTGSRPKSWSPDITTESNLLQETKLPQVSRSLENLTQKLEQNESHQKKEQTSLRKTLAKSLLARNVLLPCDNGESYSVSPNQIMHLPGSKEIEQPQSVKERISELESQKEKKKKKESEKKKLVLNLLPQFNEVKDDGKKDDDKKGDKKDDDAKDDKKEVISEEMQLKSAPSVLRAVLVKKEQWDPGEKEDKTSASTENTCDVQYNCVKSDEKQTLSNNSSLIVPNPNDNACTSNNIVPDVQLRTKTKKDGDPFSNQLDKVFDREERKHQRHSAAPTIPIHHESDDIKDSPSRQNSWSSYDSAVVLGYQGEKRDTPSRHSSWGSGDTRTLPSRNSSWGSYDIRTVPNSADILDSSSSGLFQYSKDEFPWCPGTVRRTKQKLEDGKIQNDNSENNASNNSDNIVEALNATLINNKTKNDEIERFQSSAISAKINIVQHKKKSSHASSQLSVSAPETSTMELVTQDCSLSRSASNVSNLLQNDVSSPNIISTSQCSSVKQHKTYLENLHKNPFSIQEKKKNDEQTSNILGIVRNRKKEFEAKNNIDPPKGGGSLPSSPILEKDRKDLNNSGSDTGEDLNLKKLIGKFENAKENQETVNLRTKTSPKPFTKNLRHSCYEVSVEKNSVIPNYKTSSIVENTDEYKRPPISPSNMVISTVISTAAVKKQQQFGKSHPLARLKIRPRHNSPVFNTM from the exons gtctGCCCTTCAAACATTGCACAAAGTAAGTTCGAAGGCACGgcaagaaaattattatcagGGCGGAGTGACCCACTCGTGGGTGAGTTACTATGAGGAAAGGATTGAATCGGATAGATCTTGTCTCAACGAATGGCACGCAATGGACAACCTGGAGTCCAGGAGGCCACCTTCCCCCGATTCGGTTCGCACAAAACCAACCGAACGGGATGAAACGGAATGCGTCATCCGGTCCACTCTGAAAGAAATTATGATGTCCGTCGATCTGGACGAAGTAACCAGCAAATATATTAGAGGTAGACTCGAAGAAGATCTCGATATGGATCTTGCCGAGTATAAACCTTTCATCGACCAAGAAATGCTTGTTATTCTCGGCCAAATGGATGCTCCCACTGAGATTTTTGATCATGTTTATCTCGGTTCTGAATGGAATGCTTCTAATTACGAAGAATTACAAAGAAATGG aGTTCGACATATTTTGAATGTAACGAGAGAAATCGACAATTTCTTCCCaggaaattttgattatttaaacattcgagtttacgACGATGAAAACACGGATTTACTAAAACATTGGGAAGACACCTTTAAGTATATTTCAAAAGCACGTCAGCAAGGGTCCAAAGTTCTTGTACACTGCAAGATGGGGATAAGCCGTTCGGCTTCTGTAGTTATAGCGTACGCAATGAAAGCTTATAATTGGGATTTTGAGAAGGCAATGAGACACGTGaaagataaaagaaattgtatcaAACCCAATACTAGTTTTATGAAACAACTGGAAACGTACCAAGGAATGTTAATAGCCATGAAGAACAAAGAGAAGCTACAAAGATCTAAATCGGAAACGAATTTAAAATCGCCGGATTCTACGAGAAGTAGcgaaaaagttttagttgGTAGTGAACCAACTCCAATCGTACaatctcaaaatttaatgaaactaCAAAATCATAAATCAGGACATGAATTAAGACAAACGGGTAGTAGACCTAAAAGTTGGTCGCCAGATATAACGACTGaaagtaatttattacaaGAAACTAAGTTGCCGCAAGTTTCGCGATCGTTAGaaaatttaactcaaaaattagaACAAAACGAATCTCAtcaaaaaaaggaacaaaCAAGTTTAAGAAAAACGTTAGCTAAAAGTTTATTAGCAAGAAACGTGTTGTTACCGTGTGATAACGGGGAATCTTATAGTGTCTCTCCAAATCAAATAATGCATTTGCCTGGTTCGAAGGAAATTGAACAACCTCAATCGGTTAAAGAAAGAATCAGCGAGTTGGaatctcaaaaagaaaagaaaaagaaaaaagaaagtgAAAAGAAAAAGCTTGTATTAAATCTTTTGCCACAGTTTAATGAAGTAAAAGACGATGGCAAAAAAGATGATGATAAAAAGGGCGATAAAAAAGATGATGATGCAAAAGATGATAAAAAAGAAGTGATCTCAGAAGAAATGCAATTAAAAAGTGCACCGTCTGTATTAAGAGCggttttagttaaaaaagaacaatGGGATCCAGGAGAGAAAGAAGACAAAACGAGCGCTTCAACTGAAAATACCTGTGATGTACAATATAATTGTGTTAAAAGTGATGAAAAACAAACTCTTTCAAATAATTCTTCACTAATCGTACCTAACCCAAATGATAATGCTTGCACTTCTAATAATATAGTTCCTGATGTACAATTGcgcacaaaaacaaaaaaagatggTGATCCTTTCTCAAATCAATTAGATAAAGTTTTTGATagagaagaaagaaaacatCAAAGACATTCAGCCGCTCCAACAATACCTATACATCACGAATCAGACGATATTAAAGATAGCCCATCAAGACAAAATTCGTGGAGTTCATACGATAGTGCAGTTGTTCTTGGATATCAAGGCGAAAAAAGAGACACACCATCAAGACATAGTTCATGGGGATCCGGCGATACGCGAACATTACCATCAAGAAATAGTTCTTGGGGATCCTACGATATAAGAACTGTACCGAATTCCGCCGATATACTCGATTCATCTTCAAGCGGTTTATTTCAATATAGCAAAGATGAATTTCCTTGGTGTCCTGGAACCGTGCGaagaacaaaacaaaaattggaagatggaaaaattcaaaacgATAATAGTGAGAATAATGCAAGTAACAATAGTGATAATATAGTGGAAGCTTTGAACGcgactttaattaataataaaacaaaaaatgatgaaattgaaCGGTTTCAATCGAGTGCCATATCCgcgaaaattaatattgttcagcacaaaaaaaaatcttcacaCGCATCATCACAATTATCAGTTAGCGCTCCCGAAACTTCAACGATGGAGTTGGTGACACAagattgctctctttcacgaTCGGCATCTAACGTTtcgaatttattacaaaatgacGTGTCTAGTCCTAACATTATTAGCACATCACAATGTTCGTCCGTAAAACAGCACAAAACGTACTTagaaaatttacataaaaacccTTTTAGTAttcaagaaaagaaaaaaaacgatgaACAAACATCGAACATTTTAGGTATCGTAAGAAATCGTAAAAAGGAATTTGAAGCAAAAAACAATATTGATCCACCGAAAGGTGGAGGTAGTTTACCGTCTTCAccaattttagaaaaagatcgtaaagatttaaataatagtGGATCTGATACGGGtgaagatttaaatttaaaaaaattaattggtaAATTTGAGAATGCTAAAGAAAATCAAGAAACGGTTAACTTACGTACGAAAACATCACCGAAACCATTCACAAAAAATTTACGACATTCGTGTTATGAGGTTTCCGTTGAAAAAAATTccgttataccaaattataagacTTCTTCAATTGTAGAAAACACCGACGAATATAAACGACCGCCAATTTCCCCGTCGAACATGGTGATATCAACGGTGATATCGACGGCTGCCGTCAAGAAACAACAACAATTTGGAAAAAGTCATCCGTTGGCGCGATTAAAAATAAGGCCGAGACACAACAGCCCCGTTTTCAATACTATGTAA
- the LOC111427471 gene encoding protein phosphatase Slingshot isoform X3, with protein sequence MFYLLRPEETLKMAVKLESVHPTRTRYLVVVSRIGVKAEESCLLGIDCNETTTVGLVLRVLADTKITLDGDGGFSVTVCGRHHIFKPVSVQAMWSALQTLHKVSSKARQENYYQGGVTHSWVSYYEERIESDRSCLNEWHAMDNLESRRPPSPDSVRTKPTERDETECVIRSTLKEIMMSVDLDEVTSKYIRGRLEEDLDMDLAEYKPFIDQEMLVILGQMDAPTEIFDHVYLGSEWNASNYEELQRNGVRHILNVTREIDNFFPGNFDYLNIRVYDDENTDLLKHWEDTFKYISKARQQGSKVLVHCKMGISRSASVVIAYAMKAYNWDFEKAMRHVKDKRNCIKPNTSFMKQLETYQGMLIAMKNKEKLQRSKSETNLKSPDSTRSSEKVLVGSEPTPIVQSQNLMKLQNHKSGHELRQTGSRPKSWSPDITTESNLLQETKLPQVSRSLENLTQKLEQNESHQKKEQTSLRKTLAKSLLARNVLLPCDNGESYSVSPNQIMHLPGSKEIEQPQSVKERISELESQKEKKKKKESEKKKLVLNLLPQFNEVKDDGKKDDDKKGDKKDDDAKDDKKEVISEEMQLKSAPSVLRAVLVKKEQWDPGEKEDKTSASTENTCDVQYNCVKSDEKQTLSNNSSLIVPNPNDNACTSNNIVPDVQLRTKTKKDGDPFSNQLDKVFDREERKHQRHSAAPTIPIHHESDDIKDSPSRQNSWSSYDSAVVLGYQGEKRDTPSRHSSWGSGDTRTLPSRNSSWGSYDIRTVPNSADILDSSSSGLFQYSKDEFPWCPGTVRRTKQKLEDGKIQNDNSENNASNNSDNIVEALNATLINNKTKNDEIERFQSSAISAKINIVQHKKKSSHASSQLSVSAPETSTMELVTQDCSLSRSASNVSNLLQNDVSSPNIISTSQCSSVKQHKTYLENLHKNPFSIQEKKKNDEQTSNILGIVRNRKKEFEAKNNIDPPKGGGSLPSSPILEKDRKDLNNSGSDTGEDLNLKKLIGKFENAKENQETVNLRTKTSPKPFTKNLRHSCYEVSVEKNSVIPNYKTSSIVENTDEYKRPPISPSNMVISTVISTAAVKKQQQFGKSHPLARLKIRPRHNSPVFNTM encoded by the exons gtctGCCCTTCAAACATTGCACAAAGTAAGTTCGAAGGCACGgcaagaaaattattatcagGGCGGAGTGACCCACTCGTGGGTGAGTTACTATGAGGAAAGGATTGAATCGGATAGATCTTGTCTCAACGAATGGCACGCAATGGACAACCTGGAGTCCAGGAGGCCACCTTCCCCCGATTCGGTTCGCACAAAACCAACCGAACGGGATGAAACGGAATGCGTCATCCGGTCCACTCTGAAAGAAATTATGATGTCCGTCGATCTGGACGAAGTAACCAGCAAATATATTAGAGGTAGACTCGAAGAAGATCTCGATATGGATCTTGCCGAGTATAAACCTTTCATCGACCAAGAAATGCTTGTTATTCTCGGCCAAATGGATGCTCCCACTGAGATTTTTGATCATGTTTATCTCGGTTCTGAATGGAATGCTTCTAATTACGAAGAATTACAAAGAAATGG aGTTCGACATATTTTGAATGTAACGAGAGAAATCGACAATTTCTTCCCaggaaattttgattatttaaacattcgagtttacgACGATGAAAACACGGATTTACTAAAACATTGGGAAGACACCTTTAAGTATATTTCAAAAGCACGTCAGCAAGGGTCCAAAGTTCTTGTACACTGCAAGATGGGGATAAGCCGTTCGGCTTCTGTAGTTATAGCGTACGCAATGAAAGCTTATAATTGGGATTTTGAGAAGGCAATGAGACACGTGaaagataaaagaaattgtatcaAACCCAATACTAGTTTTATGAAACAACTGGAAACGTACCAAGGAATGTTAATAGCCATGAAGAACAAAGAGAAGCTACAAAGATCTAAATCGGAAACGAATTTAAAATCGCCGGATTCTACGAGAAGTAGcgaaaaagttttagttgGTAGTGAACCAACTCCAATCGTACaatctcaaaatttaatgaaactaCAAAATCATAAATCAGGACATGAATTAAGACAAACGGGTAGTAGACCTAAAAGTTGGTCGCCAGATATAACGACTGaaagtaatttattacaaGAAACTAAGTTGCCGCAAGTTTCGCGATCGTTAGaaaatttaactcaaaaattagaACAAAACGAATCTCAtcaaaaaaaggaacaaaCAAGTTTAAGAAAAACGTTAGCTAAAAGTTTATTAGCAAGAAACGTGTTGTTACCGTGTGATAACGGGGAATCTTATAGTGTCTCTCCAAATCAAATAATGCATTTGCCTGGTTCGAAGGAAATTGAACAACCTCAATCGGTTAAAGAAAGAATCAGCGAGTTGGaatctcaaaaagaaaagaaaaagaaaaaagaaagtgAAAAGAAAAAGCTTGTATTAAATCTTTTGCCACAGTTTAATGAAGTAAAAGACGATGGCAAAAAAGATGATGATAAAAAGGGCGATAAAAAAGATGATGATGCAAAAGATGATAAAAAAGAAGTGATCTCAGAAGAAATGCAATTAAAAAGTGCACCGTCTGTATTAAGAGCggttttagttaaaaaagaacaatGGGATCCAGGAGAGAAAGAAGACAAAACGAGCGCTTCAACTGAAAATACCTGTGATGTACAATATAATTGTGTTAAAAGTGATGAAAAACAAACTCTTTCAAATAATTCTTCACTAATCGTACCTAACCCAAATGATAATGCTTGCACTTCTAATAATATAGTTCCTGATGTACAATTGcgcacaaaaacaaaaaaagatggTGATCCTTTCTCAAATCAATTAGATAAAGTTTTTGATagagaagaaagaaaacatCAAAGACATTCAGCCGCTCCAACAATACCTATACATCACGAATCAGACGATATTAAAGATAGCCCATCAAGACAAAATTCGTGGAGTTCATACGATAGTGCAGTTGTTCTTGGATATCAAGGCGAAAAAAGAGACACACCATCAAGACATAGTTCATGGGGATCCGGCGATACGCGAACATTACCATCAAGAAATAGTTCTTGGGGATCCTACGATATAAGAACTGTACCGAATTCCGCCGATATACTCGATTCATCTTCAAGCGGTTTATTTCAATATAGCAAAGATGAATTTCCTTGGTGTCCTGGAACCGTGCGaagaacaaaacaaaaattggaagatggaaaaattcaaaacgATAATAGTGAGAATAATGCAAGTAACAATAGTGATAATATAGTGGAAGCTTTGAACGcgactttaattaataataaaacaaaaaatgatgaaattgaaCGGTTTCAATCGAGTGCCATATCCgcgaaaattaatattgttcagcacaaaaaaaaatcttcacaCGCATCATCACAATTATCAGTTAGCGCTCCCGAAACTTCAACGATGGAGTTGGTGACACAagattgctctctttcacgaTCGGCATCTAACGTTtcgaatttattacaaaatgacGTGTCTAGTCCTAACATTATTAGCACATCACAATGTTCGTCCGTAAAACAGCACAAAACGTACTTagaaaatttacataaaaacccTTTTAGTAttcaagaaaagaaaaaaaacgatgaACAAACATCGAACATTTTAGGTATCGTAAGAAATCGTAAAAAGGAATTTGAAGCAAAAAACAATATTGATCCACCGAAAGGTGGAGGTAGTTTACCGTCTTCAccaattttagaaaaagatcgtaaagatttaaataatagtGGATCTGATACGGGtgaagatttaaatttaaaaaaattaattggtaAATTTGAGAATGCTAAAGAAAATCAAGAAACGGTTAACTTACGTACGAAAACATCACCGAAACCATTCACAAAAAATTTACGACATTCGTGTTATGAGGTTTCCGTTGAAAAAAATTccgttataccaaattataagacTTCTTCAATTGTAGAAAACACCGACGAATATAAACGACCGCCAATTTCCCCGTCGAACATGGTGATATCAACGGTGATATCGACGGCTGCCGTCAAGAAACAACAACAATTTGGAAAAAGTCATCCGTTGGCGCGATTAAAAATAAGGCCGAGACACAACAGCCCCGTTTTCAATACTATGTAA